The following coding sequences are from one Cenarchaeum symbiosum A window:
- a CDS encoding ribosomal protein L5 (COG0094), whose translation MAGDMRKITLEKVVLNMGVGQSGNAVEVAKRALGEISGKKPCGRDAHETQRDFGVRKGEPIGAAVTIRGEDAGALARRLFEAKGGQVKGRSFDDFGNFSFGIGEHIDIPGIKYDPGIGILGLDVCMTLSRPGYGIRKRSKHKARVGRSHRITATEAKDFVVREFGVEIV comes from the coding sequence ATGGCCGGCGATATGAGAAAGATCACACTTGAAAAGGTGGTCCTCAACATGGGTGTCGGCCAGTCGGGCAATGCCGTCGAGGTGGCAAAGAGGGCGCTAGGCGAGATCAGCGGCAAAAAGCCGTGCGGAAGGGACGCGCACGAGACCCAGAGGGATTTCGGGGTCCGCAAGGGCGAGCCCATAGGGGCGGCAGTTACAATACGCGGCGAAGATGCCGGCGCGCTGGCGAGGCGGCTCTTCGAGGCAAAGGGCGGCCAGGTAAAGGGCAGGTCCTTTGACGACTTTGGGAACTTTTCATTCGGGATAGGCGAGCATATCGACATACCCGGTATAAAGTACGATCCAGGTATAGGGATCCTCGGGCTAGACGTATGCATGACATTATCAAGGCCGGGATACGGGATCAGAAAGCGCAGCAAGCACAAGGCCCGCGTGGGCAGGTCCCACAGGATAACTGCCACAGAGGCAAAGGATTTTGTAGTGCGCGAGTTCGGGGTGGAAATAGTATAA
- a CDS encoding ribosomal protein L6P/L9E (COG0097), whose product MEASLTGRMLHVKGKLGSAHKSFRKIPVGIRIDGSSVVLKAEGTRKRDLAILNTARSIVRNLCEGVGVGYTIKLKVVYAHFPITIKQDGAMILVENFQGERSARKAKIVGGTKVVSKGEDVIVTGHVLTDVSQTAANLEQGTKVKNKDHRVFLDGVYVYEKKKGE is encoded by the coding sequence GTGGAGGCGTCGCTTACCGGGAGGATGCTCCACGTAAAGGGCAAGCTGGGATCCGCCCACAAGAGCTTTAGAAAGATACCCGTCGGGATAAGGATAGACGGCTCCAGCGTGGTGCTAAAGGCGGAGGGGACGAGAAAGAGGGACCTTGCCATACTGAACACGGCGCGCTCGATAGTGAGGAACCTCTGCGAGGGGGTCGGCGTCGGGTATACTATCAAGCTCAAGGTTGTATACGCGCACTTTCCCATTACGATAAAGCAGGACGGGGCGATGATACTCGTAGAGAACTTTCAAGGCGAGAGGTCGGCCAGAAAGGCCAAGATTGTAGGCGGGACAAAGGTCGTCTCAAAGGGCGAGGATGTTATAGTCACGGGGCACGTGCTTACAGATGTATCGCAGACGGCGGCCAATCTTGAGCAGGGCACAAAGGTCAAGAACAAGGACCACCGGGTGTTTCTCGACGGCGTATATGTGTATGAGAAGAAAAAGGGCGAATAG
- a CDS encoding ribosomal protein L14 (COG0093) gives MSQGRSRGKAKGVEEFRPYVTRALPVGARVTCADNSGAKVLEIIMVQKAKTRVSRLPAAAVGDYVNVVVKKGPAELRKQVHGAVIIRQKYPVRRLNGVRVAFEDNAAVLTTPEGEMKGTDIKGPVAAEASEKWPRLANLASMVV, from the coding sequence ATGTCACAGGGCAGAAGCCGCGGCAAGGCAAAGGGCGTAGAAGAGTTCCGCCCGTATGTGACAAGGGCGCTGCCGGTTGGCGCGCGCGTGACATGCGCCGACAACAGCGGAGCCAAGGTGCTCGAGATAATAATGGTGCAAAAGGCAAAGACCAGGGTGTCGCGGCTGCCGGCTGCGGCAGTCGGCGACTATGTCAATGTAGTGGTCAAAAAAGGCCCCGCCGAGCTGCGAAAGCAGGTACACGGGGCGGTAATCATAAGGCAAAAGTACCCCGTGCGCAGGCTAAACGGCGTGAGGGTGGCGTTTGAGGACAATGCAGCAGTGCTTACCACGCCCGAGGGGGAGATGAAGGGAACGGACATCAAGGGGCCGGTGGCCGCCGAGGCGTCCGAGAAATGGCCCAGGCTGGCGAACCTGGCGTCGATGGTGGTATGA
- a CDS encoding ribosomal protein S3 (COG0092), whose protein sequence is MTAVKSVIRENYNMMKLREFLRENIKDSGFSGVEVEKNPRGTKITLHVTRPGIVIGRKGVGIRELTERLEKDFDLKSPQVDVKEIETPELYPGVMCNRMASHIERGTAFRRATMWTIQQIMEKKDAMGVQITISGKLRGDRSAFEKHTSGILPRAGHYADVIVLDDVVHVKTPMGLIGIRIRIARRDKFRKDFEMKAEKDVVPAPKPEHHDVKDETDPSAGTEAKDGAAAPKAGSESEQVEIEEEAMKSINTMEEDEEKLK, encoded by the coding sequence ATGACGGCAGTAAAGAGCGTGATACGCGAAAACTACAACATGATGAAGCTGCGGGAGTTTTTGCGCGAGAACATAAAGGATTCCGGCTTTTCAGGGGTAGAAGTAGAAAAGAACCCGCGCGGGACAAAGATAACCCTGCATGTGACGCGGCCTGGAATAGTAATAGGCAGAAAAGGCGTGGGGATAAGGGAGCTCACGGAAAGGCTCGAGAAAGACTTTGACCTAAAGAGCCCCCAGGTTGATGTAAAAGAGATAGAGACTCCCGAGTTGTACCCGGGGGTGATGTGCAACAGGATGGCCTCCCACATAGAGCGGGGGACGGCGTTTCGGCGCGCCACCATGTGGACCATACAGCAGATAATGGAGAAAAAGGACGCCATGGGCGTGCAGATTACCATATCGGGCAAGCTGAGGGGCGACAGGTCCGCGTTTGAAAAGCACACGTCGGGGATACTGCCGAGGGCCGGCCACTATGCAGATGTGATAGTCCTCGATGACGTGGTCCACGTAAAGACGCCCATGGGGCTCATAGGGATAAGGATAAGGATAGCCAGGAGGGACAAGTTCAGGAAGGACTTTGAGATGAAGGCTGAAAAGGACGTGGTCCCGGCGCCAAAGCCCGAGCATCATGATGTAAAGGACGAGACGGACCCGTCTGCAGGAACAGAGGCCAAGGATGGAGCTGCGGCCCCCAAGGCGGGCAGCGAATCAGAGCAGGTAGAGATAGAAGAAGAGGCCATGAAGAGCATCAACACAATGGAAGAAGACGAGGAGAAGCTCAAATGA
- a CDS encoding ABC-type amino acid transport/signal transduction system, periplasmic component/domain (COG0834) — protein MILVPAGMDALAEAEAPLKQFAKDPTKRVECNAGFELVLKKTNGQPACVKPDAKELLIERGWAIEAPMMEMMDDMMMDGMMEDEMMMDEMMGDGMMEDEMMMDEMMGDGMMEDEMMMDEMMGDGMMDEMMEGEMMDGMMAGDKMMAEDKVRVEGGDSMDDHGDHMEDKDSMSDGKTGDTVSMEEGIRVERNGVEIPQSMNDGQMMASGEFTAEEMEWLEDRVIRVAYDPQWVPLEYINSAGKLDGLSAEYISELKIATGADFEPLARNKIQDWNGALEAIKERRAEIIIMVSDTDDRREYMGFTSPHTEVEARIIMKGDPVEEEVTVDDLVGLRVGTVRNYAIEPWLDENHPDVDHWPVDDIKTGLIQLNRGELDAFLEVWPVAQHHAGELGIRTLYDAGPLLQYNMTIGYRDDMPILGSVMEKALGMIPEDRMAELLAEYTTG, from the coding sequence ATGATTTTGGTGCCCGCCGGAATGGACGCCCTTGCAGAGGCCGAGGCCCCGCTGAAGCAGTTTGCCAAGGATCCGACCAAGAGGGTCGAGTGCAACGCAGGGTTTGAGCTCGTCCTCAAAAAGACCAACGGCCAGCCTGCGTGCGTAAAGCCAGATGCCAAAGAGCTCCTCATCGAGCGCGGCTGGGCAATAGAGGCTCCCATGATGGAGATGATGGATGATATGATGATGGACGGAATGATGGAAGATGAGATGATGATGGACGAGATGATGGGTGATGGCATGATGGAAGATGAGATGATGATGGACGAGATGATGGGTGATGGCATGATGGAAGATGAGATGATGATGGACGAGATGATGGGTGATGGCATGATGGACGAGATGATGGAAGGTGAAATGATGGACGGCATGATGGCCGGCGACAAGATGATGGCAGAAGATAAAGTGCGCGTGGAAGGCGGAGACAGCATGGATGATCACGGGGACCACATGGAGGATAAAGACAGCATGAGTGATGGAAAGACCGGCGATACAGTATCGATGGAAGAAGGAATAAGGGTCGAGAGAAACGGCGTAGAGATTCCACAGTCCATGAATGACGGGCAGATGATGGCATCAGGCGAGTTTACCGCAGAGGAGATGGAATGGCTCGAAGACAGGGTGATAAGGGTGGCATATGATCCACAGTGGGTGCCCCTGGAATACATCAACAGCGCAGGCAAGCTTGACGGCCTCTCGGCAGAATACATATCGGAGCTGAAAATTGCGACTGGCGCGGACTTTGAGCCGCTTGCGAGAAACAAGATACAGGACTGGAACGGCGCTCTCGAGGCGATAAAAGAGCGCCGGGCGGAGATTATAATCATGGTCTCAGATACCGACGACCGTCGGGAATACATGGGCTTTACATCCCCGCATACGGAGGTCGAGGCGCGGATTATAATGAAAGGAGACCCTGTCGAGGAGGAGGTAACTGTCGACGATCTTGTCGGGCTCAGGGTGGGAACTGTCAGAAACTATGCAATAGAGCCGTGGCTTGACGAGAACCACCCCGATGTGGACCACTGGCCGGTAGACGATATAAAGACGGGCCTTATCCAGCTTAACCGCGGCGAGCTTGACGCATTTCTAGAGGTATGGCCCGTGGCACAGCACCACGCGGGGGAGCTGGGCATACGGACACTGTACGACGCGGGGCCCCTGCTCCAGTACAACATGACGATAGGATACAGGGATGACATGCCCATTTTGGGCTCGGTAATGGAAAAGGCGCTCGGCATGATCCCCGAGGACCGCATGGCGGAACTGCTCGCAGAGTACACAACAGGCTGA
- a CDS encoding ribosomal protein S4E (COG1471): MVSIAGSKKLKRQMAPSFWGITRKGKRFVVTVHPGAHSKHRSIPSAVLLRDTLGAVSTLREAKKSIYSGNVEVDGVKRTSLHHGIGLMDVVELGGTGDIYRMVPSGGAILKPVKIEAAEKDRKICRVTSKTSISGGRTQIGFHDGRSLISDEKVSVGDSCLVQVPGQKILKVARMEKGAHAVVTRGTNAGSTGTISGMQDGTFTLSRMATLDIGGREIKIPTDMLLVVGADGPLIRIQ; this comes from the coding sequence ATGGTAAGCATAGCGGGCAGCAAAAAGCTCAAGCGGCAGATGGCGCCAAGCTTCTGGGGGATAACGCGCAAGGGCAAGCGCTTTGTGGTCACGGTGCACCCGGGCGCGCACTCGAAACACAGGTCGATACCGTCGGCGGTGCTGCTCCGGGATACATTGGGCGCTGTCTCCACTCTTCGCGAGGCGAAAAAATCGATATACTCTGGCAATGTCGAGGTAGACGGCGTAAAGAGGACGTCCCTTCACCACGGGATAGGCCTGATGGACGTAGTCGAGCTTGGCGGCACGGGCGACATCTACAGGATGGTCCCCTCAGGGGGCGCCATACTCAAGCCCGTAAAGATAGAGGCCGCAGAAAAGGACAGAAAGATATGCAGGGTGACTAGCAAGACATCAATCAGCGGCGGCAGGACGCAGATAGGCTTTCACGACGGCCGCTCGCTGATATCTGACGAAAAGGTAAGCGTGGGGGACTCTTGCCTTGTGCAGGTCCCGGGGCAAAAGATTCTAAAGGTGGCAAGGATGGAAAAAGGGGCGCACGCGGTGGTCACGCGCGGCACAAATGCCGGCAGCACGGGCACAATATCCGGGATGCAAGACGGCACTTTTACCCTGTCTAGAATGGCGACCCTGGATATCGGCGGCAGGGAGATCAAGATACCGACGGACATGCTTTTGGTGGTGGGGGCAGACGGGCCCCTCATCAGGATACAATGA
- a CDS encoding ribosomal protein L29 (COG0255) produces MTRTRMKTVRSFNEGDLRDRIQQARSDLAKLRVDSSKGTLRKNSGKIRPLRRDIARMMTRLAEMER; encoded by the coding sequence ATGACGCGCACCCGCATGAAGACCGTACGGAGCTTCAACGAGGGCGACCTGAGGGACAGGATCCAGCAGGCCCGGTCGGATCTTGCAAAGCTCAGGGTGGACTCGTCAAAGGGGACGCTCCGAAAGAACAGCGGCAAGATAAGGCCCCTCCGGCGCGACATAGCAAGGATGATGACGCGCCTCGCGGAGATGGAGCGATGA
- a CDS encoding ribosomal protein L3 (COG0087), which produces MGHRKFSQPRRGSLAYSPRGRARSMEARIRGWPERQGEPRLLAHAGFKAGCIQIVSIDDREHTPNAGKQLVSLGTVLVTPPLHVLGMRGYSKGHYGRHVKFDVFAEDLPREVAKYIVLRNGRLNAERAETMLGGTAEIYGILGVSPRSAGLEQKRPYIFEAPVRGGSMKERFAYLKDLLGKTVKASDVLEPGAGVDVAAITKGKGWQGVIQRMGAKRKQHKSRKTVRELGSLGPISPQNVMYTVPRAGQMGFHQRIEYNKRIMAVGSAGEDDAINPSGGYKHFGMVKGDYIVLKGSVPGTYRRLVKLRAQIRNAPKRTSKPNILEMVV; this is translated from the coding sequence ATGGGGCACAGAAAGTTCAGCCAGCCGCGCAGGGGCAGCCTTGCATACTCCCCAAGGGGGCGCGCCAGGAGCATGGAGGCGCGGATCAGGGGATGGCCAGAAAGACAAGGCGAGCCGCGACTCTTGGCGCACGCGGGATTCAAGGCAGGCTGCATCCAGATAGTCAGCATAGACGACAGGGAGCACACACCCAACGCGGGAAAGCAGCTAGTAAGCCTCGGGACCGTCTTGGTCACGCCGCCCCTCCACGTGCTGGGAATGAGGGGCTACTCAAAGGGGCACTATGGCCGGCACGTAAAGTTTGACGTATTTGCCGAAGACCTCCCAAGGGAGGTGGCAAAGTACATTGTACTTAGAAATGGAAGGCTCAATGCGGAGAGGGCCGAGACCATGCTGGGGGGAACAGCCGAGATCTACGGCATACTTGGCGTATCCCCAAGGTCAGCGGGCCTCGAGCAGAAGAGGCCGTACATATTCGAGGCGCCCGTGCGCGGCGGAAGTATGAAAGAGAGGTTTGCCTACCTGAAGGACCTGCTCGGCAAGACCGTCAAGGCATCAGACGTGCTAGAGCCCGGCGCCGGCGTTGACGTGGCAGCAATAACAAAGGGCAAGGGATGGCAGGGCGTCATACAGAGAATGGGCGCAAAAAGAAAGCAGCACAAGTCGAGAAAGACCGTCAGGGAGCTCGGCTCGCTCGGCCCCATATCCCCGCAGAACGTAATGTATACGGTCCCCAGGGCGGGCCAGATGGGCTTTCATCAGCGCATAGAGTACAACAAGCGGATAATGGCGGTGGGCAGCGCCGGCGAGGACGATGCGATAAACCCAAGCGGGGGATACAAGCACTTTGGAATGGTCAAGGGCGACTATATTGTATTGAAGGGGTCTGTCCCCGGGACATACCGCAGGCTGGTCAAGCTCAGGGCGCAGATCCGCAACGCGCCAAAGCGCACATCAAAGCCCAACATACTGGAGATGGTCGTATGA
- a CDS encoding ribosomal protein S14 (COG0199) — MAKDRSYEFTGRKKHDFGRGSRWCRKCGDYTAVIQKYDLMLCRRCFREVAVSLGFRKYR, encoded by the coding sequence ATGGCAAAGGACAGATCGTACGAGTTTACGGGCAGAAAAAAGCACGACTTTGGCAGGGGCTCGAGATGGTGCAGAAAGTGCGGCGACTATACCGCGGTCATACAAAAGTACGACCTGATGCTGTGCAGGCGGTGCTTTAGGGAGGTTGCGGTCTCCCTGGGGTTCAGGAAGTACAGGTGA
- a CDS encoding ribosomal protein L22 (COG0091) yields MGDFGYSFEGYDPTRHVRASLREKQISHKHAREISLHIRGMTVEKARDFLQAVIEKKRAVPFRRFKRQVGHRSDPGVMAGRYPEKSAAEFIKLLDNLESNAEYKGMDLDRLTIVGAVAHKGILIKRFIPRAMGRSTPKNNVLTHVELVAREA; encoded by the coding sequence ATGGGCGACTTTGGATATTCGTTTGAAGGGTACGACCCGACAAGGCATGTCCGCGCGTCCCTCCGTGAAAAGCAGATATCGCACAAGCACGCAAGGGAGATATCCCTGCACATACGGGGCATGACCGTCGAGAAGGCAAGGGACTTTTTGCAGGCGGTAATAGAGAAAAAGAGGGCGGTCCCGTTCCGCAGGTTCAAGAGGCAGGTGGGCCACCGGTCCGACCCGGGCGTGATGGCGGGCAGGTATCCCGAAAAATCCGCCGCCGAGTTCATCAAGCTTTTGGACAATCTGGAATCAAACGCCGAATACAAGGGCATGGACCTTGACCGGCTGACCATAGTGGGCGCTGTCGCGCACAAGGGGATACTGATAAAGCGCTTTATCCCCCGGGCAATGGGCAGGTCCACCCCAAAGAACAACGTGCTGACCCATGTCGAGCTGGTGGCGCGGGAGGCATAA
- a CDS encoding ribosomal protein L23 (COG0089) encodes MIIRPHVTEKTFAMVERESKVCFIVRNTASKPEIAEAISIMYGEKATGVNTARTIYGKKAFVQFGNVEKARDLATKIGML; translated from the coding sequence GTGATAATACGGCCGCATGTGACAGAAAAGACGTTCGCGATGGTCGAAAGGGAGAGCAAGGTCTGCTTTATAGTAAGGAACACGGCAAGCAAGCCCGAGATAGCCGAGGCCATATCGATAATGTACGGCGAAAAGGCCACCGGCGTCAACACGGCGAGGACCATATACGGCAAGAAGGCGTTTGTCCAGTTTGGAAACGTGGAAAAGGCAAGGGATCTTGCCACCAAGATAGGAATGCTCTAA
- a CDS encoding ribosomal protein L24 (COG0198), whose product MKATKMRNRQIYQASTRTRSMQVGSPLSKELRAKYGKRSVRVVEGDTVSVVRGEYKDIDGKVSHVDTESGSVAIEGIKKEKGKGDKFDVLIRASKVVVTGLNASDSWRMKKLGGTAEPAAKADSEDAASVGKAEPEDSGIDDATEPEQAGAAGAESHDAEAPREESK is encoded by the coding sequence ATGAAGGCGACAAAGATGAGAAACCGGCAGATATACCAGGCATCTACGCGCACGCGCAGCATGCAGGTGGGCTCCCCGCTCTCCAAGGAGCTCCGCGCCAAATACGGCAAGAGGAGCGTCAGGGTGGTGGAAGGCGATACCGTCAGCGTTGTCAGGGGCGAGTACAAGGATATCGACGGCAAGGTATCGCATGTGGATACAGAATCCGGCAGCGTGGCCATAGAGGGGATAAAAAAGGAAAAGGGCAAGGGCGACAAGTTCGATGTCCTGATACGCGCATCCAAGGTCGTGGTCACAGGCCTGAACGCGTCTGATTCATGGAGGATGAAAAAGCTCGGCGGAACAGCAGAGCCCGCGGCCAAGGCAGACTCTGAGGATGCGGCATCCGTGGGCAAGGCAGAGCCGGAAGACTCTGGCATCGATGATGCCACAGAACCGGAACAGGCAGGGGCCGCCGGTGCAGAGTCGCATGATGCAGAGGCCCCCAGGGAGGAGTCAAAATAA
- a CDS encoding ribosomal protein S17 (COG0186), with protein MTREIGLPVPAPSREAADGDKNNPFNGTLPIRGKLFEGTIVSAKARSTVVIEKESPVYFTKFKRYARGRSRIHAHVPSNIDVREGDRVLAAECRPVAKSVSFVVVEVKG; from the coding sequence ATGACAAGGGAGATAGGGCTGCCGGTCCCCGCGCCGTCAAGGGAGGCCGCAGACGGCGACAAGAACAACCCGTTCAACGGGACGCTACCCATAAGGGGCAAGCTCTTCGAGGGTACCATAGTCAGCGCAAAGGCCCGCAGCACGGTGGTTATAGAAAAGGAATCGCCCGTCTACTTTACAAAGTTCAAGAGGTACGCGCGCGGCAGGAGCAGGATACACGCGCATGTCCCGTCGAACATAGACGTCCGCGAGGGCGACAGGGTGCTGGCCGCCGAGTGCAGGCCGGTGGCAAAGTCGGTCTCGTTTGTGGTAGTGGAGGTCAAAGGCTGA
- a CDS encoding ribosomal protein S8 (COG0096), with protein MPATNILANLFVTLYNTEARRRGDCQVYPTSKLGVEVLGTLKKAGYIGEFEHVEDSRGGKFSVHLLAKITKCGAISPRFKVKKGEYTFWEQQYLPSYDRGMLVVTTNQGVMSHHEAAERGIGGFLIGYVY; from the coding sequence ATGCCGGCGACCAACATACTAGCTAACCTATTCGTCACACTGTACAATACGGAGGCGAGGCGCAGGGGCGACTGCCAGGTGTACCCCACTTCAAAGCTGGGAGTCGAGGTATTGGGCACGCTAAAAAAAGCGGGCTATATCGGGGAGTTTGAGCATGTAGAGGACAGCAGGGGCGGCAAGTTCAGCGTGCATCTATTGGCCAAGATAACAAAATGCGGGGCGATATCGCCGCGCTTCAAGGTGAAAAAGGGCGAGTATACATTCTGGGAGCAGCAGTACCTGCCGTCATACGACAGGGGGATGCTGGTGGTCACCACCAACCAGGGCGTCATGTCGCATCACGAGGCCGCCGAGCGCGGCATAGGGGGGTTTTTGATAGGGTATGTCTACTGA
- a CDS encoding RNase P/RNase MRP subunit p29 (COG1588) has protein sequence MITQENIRLHELVGLAASASGYIREGMVIDETKNMILLDTAAGRIMLPKAGRLWRFASGRTSCTVQGESLAGRPHERLKR, from the coding sequence ATGATCACACAGGAGAACATTCGTCTGCACGAGCTGGTGGGGCTGGCCGCAAGCGCATCCGGATATATACGCGAAGGCATGGTCATTGACGAGACGAAAAACATGATACTGCTCGATACTGCCGCAGGCAGGATTATGCTCCCAAAGGCCGGCCGCCTGTGGCGCTTTGCCTCCGGCAGAACATCCTGTACGGTGCAGGGGGAGTCGCTTGCCGGCAGGCCCCATGAGAGGCTGAAGAGATGA
- a CDS encoding ribosomal protein S19 (COG0185), whose amino-acid sequence MVKKFEYRGKPAEELESMPLDSLFRLFNSRQRRSLTRGITDGKRKLIREIKDARAGKEGNPIKTHLRDLIVLPSMTGVTVNVFSGKEFRPVEITTEMIGHYLGEYVITNKRVSHGAPGVGASRSSLYVPLK is encoded by the coding sequence ATGGTGAAAAAATTCGAGTACAGGGGCAAGCCGGCAGAGGAGCTAGAATCCATGCCGCTGGACTCCCTGTTCAGGCTGTTCAATTCGAGGCAGCGGCGCTCCCTTACCCGCGGGATAACCGACGGCAAGCGCAAGCTGATCCGGGAGATAAAGGACGCCAGGGCGGGCAAGGAGGGCAACCCGATCAAGACCCACCTGAGGGACCTCATAGTGCTGCCGTCGATGACCGGCGTGACCGTCAATGTATTCTCTGGAAAAGAGTTCCGCCCAGTCGAGATAACCACCGAAATGATAGGCCACTATCTGGGCGAATATGTAATAACCAACAAGCGGGTCTCGCACGGGGCCCCCGGCGTGGGAGCGTCGAGGTCCAGCCTGTACGTGCCTCTGAAGTGA
- a CDS encoding ribosomal protein L4 (COG0088): protein MKAAVLGLDGSKGKEITLPPVFGTPYRRDLIKKAYTILDTHHFQPKGTHPTAGMDVSADSLNPPTGHGQARIARMKGGGGRRRGEAGEVASIRGGRQAHPPKVQKVIHKKINKKEKKLALCSAIAATASKSTVAGRGHIIDGIELPIVISDDIESVSKASEVRKILSALGLFADVNRLEGRKPRTGKSALRGRPKKIGKSILFVVGADGPVIRAVGGFPGVTARPARDLSVLDLAPGAEPARLTVYSKAAIESLAGISSPHLGLAGKTDWT from the coding sequence ATGAAAGCGGCAGTCCTCGGGCTCGACGGCAGCAAGGGCAAGGAGATAACCCTGCCGCCGGTATTCGGGACACCGTACAGGCGCGACTTGATAAAAAAAGCATATACAATACTTGACACGCACCACTTCCAGCCAAAGGGCACGCATCCGACCGCCGGCATGGACGTCTCTGCAGATTCGCTCAACCCCCCTACGGGGCACGGCCAGGCCAGGATAGCCCGGATGAAAGGGGGAGGAGGCAGGCGCAGGGGAGAAGCTGGCGAGGTCGCATCGATACGCGGGGGCAGGCAGGCGCACCCGCCCAAGGTCCAAAAGGTAATACACAAAAAGATAAACAAAAAGGAAAAAAAGCTGGCGCTCTGCTCGGCGATAGCGGCCACAGCATCAAAGAGCACGGTAGCCGGCAGGGGCCACATCATAGACGGGATAGAGCTCCCCATTGTCATATCCGATGACATAGAATCAGTCTCAAAGGCATCAGAAGTGCGCAAGATACTTTCCGCACTCGGCCTCTTTGCCGACGTAAACAGGCTGGAGGGGAGAAAGCCGCGGACCGGCAAGTCGGCCCTCAGGGGGAGGCCCAAAAAGATAGGAAAGAGCATCCTCTTTGTAGTCGGGGCAGACGGCCCCGTAATCAGGGCGGTGGGCGGATTCCCCGGGGTCACGGCGAGGCCCGCGCGGGATCTTAGCGTGCTGGATCTTGCGCCCGGCGCGGAGCCTGCAAGGCTGACCGTATATTCAAAGGCCGCAATAGAGAGCCTGGCAGGGATAAGCTCGCCCCATCTGGGGCTGGCGGGAAAGACGGATTGGACATAG